The proteins below are encoded in one region of Planctopirus limnophila DSM 3776:
- a CDS encoding DMP19 family protein, with translation MTFLSEFEDLTSRELIERLSTRIYEPAFCKARDQIFAVPSSLRVVILVLDFDTEVNMQGMLGFLENSTGRYISETIESFHQIGAHATAKVLQNIHGILETHGISTSQLRSDFDRTTLYQVTSFNELHGDLGSLPKEVERESQRLYVYAESGCSEDVWSLLDSFVDANRPGILAELARVSDA, from the coding sequence ATGACATTTCTCTCAGAATTCGAAGATCTGACTTCACGCGAGCTCATTGAGCGGCTGTCGACTCGAATTTACGAGCCTGCGTTCTGCAAAGCTCGCGACCAGATATTCGCCGTTCCGTCCTCGCTTCGTGTGGTCATACTCGTGCTTGACTTCGACACGGAGGTCAACATGCAGGGAATGCTTGGCTTTCTGGAGAACTCGACGGGCCGCTATATCTCTGAGACAATCGAGTCCTTCCATCAAATCGGAGCACATGCGACAGCTAAAGTCCTGCAAAACATCCATGGGATTCTCGAAACGCACGGCATATCGACTTCGCAATTGCGATCCGACTTTGATAGGACTACGCTTTATCAGGTAACGAGCTTCAACGAGCTACACGGCGACCTAGGATCACTTCCGAAAGAAGTTGAACGTGAATCGCAGCGACTTTACGTCTATGCGGAGTCCGGGTGTAGCGAGGACGTGTGGTCATTGCTCGACTCATTCGTTGACGCCAACCGTCCTGGCATACTTGCGGAGCTCGCGCGGGTTAGTGACGCATAG
- a CDS encoding VOC family protein produces MNRMRLGICCNDKHHSPHSVQCVARSLLRVMNITLNLVVLRSPDITRAAAFYSRLGLHFSKHRHGAGPEHYAAELPGGVVFELYPESDGASTLGTHIGFRVLSVDEAIVALSDFPDAVASAPRDSEWGRRAVVIDPDGHKVELIQA; encoded by the coding sequence ATGAACCGGATGCGGCTTGGTATCTGCTGCAACGATAAGCATCACTCGCCGCATTCGGTACAATGTGTTGCCAGGAGCCTGTTACGCGTAATGAATATCACCCTGAATCTCGTCGTCTTGAGGTCGCCGGACATAACGCGTGCTGCGGCATTCTACTCACGCCTTGGTTTGCACTTCAGCAAGCATAGGCATGGTGCGGGACCTGAGCACTACGCCGCAGAGTTGCCGGGGGGCGTTGTGTTCGAGCTTTATCCAGAGTCCGACGGTGCATCCACACTGGGCACTCACATTGGCTTTCGGGTCCTATCGGTTGATGAGGCAATAGTCGCATTGAGCGATTTTCCAGACGCAGTCGCCAGCGCACCTCGTGACTCTGAATGGGGCCGTCGAGCAGTTGTTATCGACCCGGACGGACACAAAGTGGAACTGATTCAGGCATGA
- a CDS encoding 50S ribosomal protein bL37, protein MAKNTRKLKPANHGTRPASSKARKAKRAKVRT, encoded by the coding sequence ATGGCCAAGAACACACGCAAACTGAAGCCCGCCAATCATGGTACACGTCCTGCCAGTTCGAAGGCCCGGAAGGCCAAGCGAGCAAAGGTTCGTACGTAA